One genomic window of Halogeometricum sp. S3BR5-2 includes the following:
- the speB gene encoding agmatinase: MFPGATAPRDDAAYVVVGAPLDISTTFRPGTRFGPERIRRFARTFDDYDRRTDLRFSDCLVHDEGDVRPWDDAGEYVEWVRGTLRDAFDDGAVPLLLGGEHTVTRAGVDAVEPDVFVCLDAHLDLRDEYDGNPWSHATVTRRVLDSLGAEEAIILGARTGSPEEWDRADEGDVTVVPPEDVEEFEFGDRLDGRSVYLSVDVDGADPGFAPGTGTPEPFGLAPREMRDVVRAVAPHADGFDAVEVNDRDDGQAASLAGKLLREFVFSHAAANGNGDSDGDDGADADGE; the protein is encoded by the coding sequence ATGTTCCCCGGGGCAACCGCACCGCGTGACGACGCCGCGTACGTCGTCGTGGGCGCCCCGCTGGATATCTCGACCACGTTCCGACCCGGGACCCGCTTCGGTCCCGAGAGAATCCGGCGGTTCGCCCGGACGTTCGACGACTACGACCGGCGGACCGACCTGCGCTTTTCCGACTGTCTCGTCCACGACGAGGGCGACGTCCGCCCGTGGGACGACGCCGGAGAGTACGTCGAGTGGGTGCGCGGAACGCTCCGCGACGCTTTCGACGACGGCGCCGTCCCCCTCCTCCTCGGCGGCGAACACACCGTCACCCGCGCCGGCGTCGACGCCGTCGAACCGGACGTGTTCGTCTGTCTGGACGCCCACCTCGATTTGAGAGACGAGTACGACGGCAATCCGTGGAGCCACGCCACCGTCACCCGCCGCGTCCTCGACTCGCTGGGCGCCGAGGAGGCCATCATCCTCGGCGCCCGGACGGGGTCGCCCGAGGAGTGGGACCGGGCCGACGAGGGCGACGTGACCGTCGTCCCGCCGGAGGATGTAGAAGAGTTCGAGTTCGGCGACCGACTCGACGGCCGGTCGGTGTACCTCAGCGTCGACGTCGACGGCGCCGACCCAGGGTTCGCGCCCGGAACGGGGACGCCCGAACCGTTCGGACTGGCCCCGAGGGAGATGCGCGATGTCGTCCGCGCCGTCGCCCCGCACGCCGACGGCTTCGACGCCGTCGAGGTGAACGACCGGGACGACGGGCAGGCCGCGTCGCTGGCGGGGAAACTGCTCCGGGAGTTCGTGTTCTCGCACGCCGCGGCGAACGGGAACGGTGACAGTGACGGCGACGACGGCGCCGACGCTGACGGCGAGTAG
- a CDS encoding translation initiation factor IF-5A, translated as MPREQKQVRELQEGSYVMMEESPCKINAYSTAKPGKHGSAKARIEGKGVFDSKKRSLSQPVDAKVWVPIIERKQGQVVSVTGDDAQIMDLDTYETFTMRIPDDEDLTPDDDIEYLEYEGQRKIV; from the coding sequence ATGCCCAGAGAACAGAAGCAGGTCCGCGAACTTCAGGAAGGAAGCTACGTGATGATGGAAGAGTCCCCCTGTAAGATAAACGCCTACAGCACCGCCAAGCCCGGCAAGCACGGCAGCGCGAAGGCGCGAATCGAGGGCAAGGGCGTCTTCGACAGCAAGAAGCGCTCGCTCAGCCAACCCGTCGACGCGAAGGTGTGGGTGCCCATCATCGAGCGAAAACAGGGTCAGGTCGTCTCCGTGACGGGCGACGACGCGCAGATCATGGACCTCGACACCTACGAGACGTTCACGATGCGCATCCCCGACGACGAGGACCTCACCCCCGACGACGACATCGAGTACCTCGAGTACGAGGGCCAGCGGAAGATCGTATAG
- a CDS encoding DUF5518 domain-containing protein has protein sequence MTRWRAVVAGFALAACSEALVFFLTGRVTLVGGLAGSAVAGYLVGPDPADGAWHGLLSALSWGIVLIPGLVALAVVGDGPLPFPFEYLLPLFDTPGEATTGILVGVTLPNAAAGALGSLSRRRDEERDAWLGTDADVDTNTDTDEV, from the coding sequence ATGACTCGGTGGCGGGCCGTCGTCGCTGGATTCGCTCTCGCCGCGTGCAGCGAGGCGCTCGTCTTCTTTCTCACGGGCCGGGTGACGCTCGTCGGCGGCCTCGCCGGGAGCGCCGTCGCCGGCTACCTCGTCGGCCCGGACCCGGCCGACGGCGCGTGGCACGGCCTGCTGTCGGCGCTGTCGTGGGGCATCGTCCTCATCCCCGGGCTGGTCGCGCTGGCCGTCGTCGGCGACGGCCCGCTCCCATTCCCGTTCGAGTACCTCCTCCCGCTGTTCGACACCCCCGGCGAGGCGACGACGGGCATCCTCGTCGGCGTCACGCTCCCGAACGCGGCGGCGGGCGCGCTCGGCAGCCTCTCGCGCCGGCGAGACGAGGAGCGAGACGCGTGGCTCGGAACCGACGCCGACGTGGACACCAACACCGACACCGACGAGGTCTGA
- a CDS encoding ABC1 kinase family protein gives MVTLVNLRSYWRFLVVVYQFSPLIVAYARDRRRFVLFGGSRSVTTEMQERRATILLDSLLTLGPTFIKLGQLLSTRPDILPPAYIEVLSSLQDDVPPAPWAESKEVLEAEVGPVEEAFESFDEDPISGASLGQVYTARHDGEDVAVKVRRPGIESLVEADLRVVKWSLPLVMRFIGEGRAFSLENLADEFAKTIRQEMDYGRERRILDQIQSNFEGDEAIRIPEPVEERSGPRVLTMEYLPGTKINDVEALDAMGVDRTELATRLQRIYLQMIIDDGVFHADPHPGNLAVDDDGAIIFYDFGMSGRVDPFVQDKIVDFYVSVANQDIDGILDALIEMGTLSPEADRQVMGDVMELAIADARGEDIEQYRVQQIIEQVESTIYEFPLRLPRNLALVLRVATVVEGVCVTLDPEFDFISVATDYLRDEGYYEETAKELVRDAGQQMQRTTEALFTVPPKLDRVLDSVERENLTVNVRLQDKEGVLDRLARRIVYGVLFAVGALSTAILYAFDQTSILPAAVAAALTVPVIIQLYRSFRSKRGIRATPQFTRQSMRQRRGEE, from the coding sequence GTGGTGACGCTGGTCAACCTCCGCTCGTACTGGCGGTTCCTCGTCGTCGTCTACCAGTTCTCCCCGCTGATAGTCGCGTACGCGAGGGACCGCCGGAGGTTCGTCCTCTTCGGCGGGTCGCGGAGCGTCACGACCGAGATGCAGGAGCGACGGGCGACGATTCTGCTCGACTCCCTGCTGACGCTCGGCCCGACGTTCATCAAACTCGGCCAACTGCTGTCGACGCGGCCGGACATCCTCCCGCCCGCGTACATCGAGGTGCTGTCGAGCCTCCAGGACGACGTGCCGCCCGCGCCGTGGGCGGAGTCCAAGGAGGTGCTCGAAGCCGAAGTCGGTCCGGTCGAGGAGGCGTTCGAGTCGTTCGACGAGGACCCCATCAGCGGCGCCAGCCTCGGGCAGGTGTACACCGCGCGCCACGACGGCGAGGACGTGGCGGTGAAGGTCCGCCGCCCCGGCATCGAGTCACTCGTCGAAGCGGACCTGCGGGTCGTCAAGTGGTCGCTCCCGTTAGTGATGCGCTTCATCGGTGAGGGTCGGGCGTTCTCGCTGGAGAACTTGGCCGACGAGTTCGCAAAGACCATTCGACAGGAGATGGACTACGGCCGCGAGCGCCGCATCCTCGATCAGATACAGTCGAACTTCGAGGGCGACGAGGCCATCCGCATCCCCGAACCCGTCGAGGAACGCTCCGGACCGCGCGTGCTGACGATGGAGTACCTCCCCGGGACGAAGATAAACGACGTCGAGGCGCTGGACGCGATGGGCGTCGACCGGACGGAGTTGGCGACCCGCCTCCAGCGCATCTACCTGCAGATGATAATCGACGACGGCGTCTTCCACGCCGACCCCCACCCCGGCAACCTCGCCGTCGACGACGACGGCGCCATCATCTTCTACGACTTCGGGATGTCCGGCCGCGTCGACCCGTTCGTCCAGGACAAGATAGTCGACTTCTACGTCTCCGTCGCCAACCAGGACATCGACGGTATCCTCGACGCCCTCATCGAGATGGGAACGCTCTCTCCCGAAGCGGACCGGCAGGTGATGGGCGACGTGATGGAACTGGCCATCGCCGACGCCCGCGGCGAGGACATCGAGCAGTACCGCGTCCAGCAGATAATCGAGCAGGTCGAGTCGACCATCTACGAGTTCCCCCTCCGCCTCCCGCGGAACCTCGCGTTGGTGCTCCGCGTGGCGACGGTCGTAGAGGGCGTCTGCGTCACCCTCGACCCCGAGTTCGACTTCATCTCCGTCGCCACCGACTACCTCCGCGACGAGGGCTACTACGAGGAGACGGCCAAGGAACTCGTCCGCGACGCCGGCCAGCAGATGCAGCGGACGACAGAGGCGCTGTTCACCGTCCCGCCGAAACTCGACCGGGTGCTGGACAGCGTCGAGCGCGAGAACCTCACCGTGAACGTCCGGTTGCAGGACAAGGAGGGCGTGCTGGACAGACTCGCCCGGCGCATCGTCTACGGCGTCCTGTTCGCCGTCGGCGCCCTCTCGACGGCCATCCTCTACGCCTTCGACCAGACGAGCATCCTCCCGGCCGCCGTCGCCGCGGCGCTGACGGTGCCCGTCATCATCCAACTCTACCGCTCGTTCCGCTCGAAGCGCGGCATCCGGGCGACGCCGCAGTTCACCCGACAGAGCATGCGACAGCGGCGCGGCGAGGAGTAG
- a CDS encoding Hsp20/alpha crystallin family protein, with product MSALRDALQELPDAVFADLLESDDAYLIVLDLPGVTPDTAELRVEKGRLVIEARRDKELPREFRYVREDRSLFLDAELPLPPDAAGAGADGEMDRGVLTIRLPKRESAPERTIPIAGADDADA from the coding sequence ATGTCTGCACTGCGGGACGCGCTCCAGGAACTGCCGGACGCCGTGTTCGCCGACCTCTTGGAGTCCGACGACGCGTACCTCATCGTCTTGGACCTCCCCGGCGTGACGCCCGACACCGCGGAACTCCGCGTCGAGAAGGGCCGTCTCGTCATCGAGGCGCGCCGCGACAAGGAGCTTCCGCGCGAGTTCCGCTACGTCCGCGAGGACCGCTCGCTGTTCCTCGACGCCGAACTCCCCCTCCCCCCGGACGCGGCGGGCGCCGGCGCCGACGGCGAGATGGACCGCGGCGTCCTCACCATCCGCTTGCCGAAGCGCGAGTCCGCTCCGGAGCGGACCATCCCCATCGCCGGTGCCGACGACGCGGATGCGTGA
- a CDS encoding serine hydrolase domain-containing protein — translation MAKLTDGDRERLRAAFDRQLDVGLHHGAQLAVYVDGDLAVEFAGGTTGPDGGETTAETRHLLFSCTKPYAGVGLHQLIERGEADYDDPVVDHWPEFADESEEKAEITIRQVLSHTAGIPYGEFDEAADQWGDWDAVVAAMEEIEPVFDPGETPAYHTFNYGWLVGELIRRLSGQHVDEYVAENVFEPLGMDDTGIGLGPEEEDDVATLTGFEVFDRCRDPEEGLGIPASESAEAFNAEAVRRAVIPAANGVGTARDMARFYACVANGGELDGTRLLEESTVEEATRTHAETESDGTLSRPARYGLGFWTGGLANDMFGSLSRERMFGHAGLGSVFGWGDPELGVGFAYVTNGIREESWEHAARVAGLSDAVRLAFAE, via the coding sequence ATGGCGAAACTGACAGACGGCGACCGGGAGCGGCTTCGAGCGGCGTTCGACCGGCAACTGGACGTCGGCCTACACCACGGCGCGCAGTTGGCCGTCTACGTCGACGGGGACCTCGCGGTCGAGTTCGCGGGCGGGACGACCGGTCCGGACGGCGGGGAGACCACCGCCGAGACGCGACACCTGCTGTTCTCGTGTACCAAGCCCTACGCCGGCGTCGGCCTGCACCAACTGATAGAGCGAGGCGAGGCCGACTACGACGACCCTGTCGTCGACCACTGGCCCGAGTTCGCCGACGAGAGCGAGGAGAAGGCCGAGATAACGATTCGGCAGGTGCTCAGCCACACCGCCGGTATCCCGTACGGCGAGTTCGACGAGGCGGCCGACCAGTGGGGCGACTGGGACGCCGTCGTGGCGGCGATGGAGGAGATAGAGCCGGTGTTCGACCCCGGCGAGACGCCCGCGTACCACACGTTCAACTACGGGTGGCTGGTCGGCGAACTGATCCGCCGGCTCAGCGGCCAGCACGTGGACGAGTACGTCGCCGAGAACGTGTTCGAACCGCTGGGGATGGACGACACCGGCATCGGACTCGGTCCCGAGGAGGAGGACGACGTGGCCACGCTCACGGGGTTCGAGGTGTTCGACCGGTGCCGCGACCCCGAGGAGGGACTCGGTATCCCGGCGTCCGAGTCGGCCGAGGCGTTCAACGCCGAGGCCGTCCGGCGGGCCGTGATTCCGGCGGCCAACGGCGTCGGAACCGCGAGGGACATGGCCCGGTTCTACGCCTGCGTGGCGAACGGGGGCGAACTCGACGGCACGCGCCTGTTGGAGGAGTCGACCGTCGAGGAGGCGACGCGCACCCACGCCGAGACGGAGTCGGACGGCACGCTCTCCCGACCGGCGCGGTACGGCCTCGGCTTCTGGACGGGCGGCCTCGCCAACGACATGTTCGGGTCGCTCAGCCGCGAGCGGATGTTCGGGCACGCCGGCCTCGGCAGCGTCTTCGGCTGGGGCGACCCCGAACTGGGCGTCGGCTTCGCCTACGTCACCAACGGTATCCGCGAGGAGTCGTGGGAACACGCGGCCCGCGTGGCCGGACTGTCCGACGCGGTCCGACTGGCGTTCGCGGAGTGA
- the glp gene encoding gephyrin-like molybdotransferase Glp, translated as MTNAHDRQTAGFKERTRVAEARETLLSAATPHGRTERLPLGRADGRPIAETVTAPNPVPNYDRAAMDGWAVRAEDTFGASGRSPAVLRLVADEAQSTPDAAVDSGAAVRVHTGSELPAGADAVVMVERADAIGSELEVFDAVTAGENVGETGEDVADGQRLFDPGHQLRPSDLGLLKSVGVGEVSAYDYPTVGVIPTGEELVQSDPDPGEIIETNGLTVSRLVERWGGVATYRDVVTDDPNALRAAVQRDLTKDVVVTTGGSSVGERDLIPEVVSELGEVLVHGVALKPGHPVALGIVEETPVVMLPGYPVACIVNAVQFLRPLLKRVGHLPERPFPTVEARLRRKIPSEPGIRTFARVRLDDAEDAADGEGVERTAEPTRADGSGVLSSVALADGWVAVPEGREGYAEGETVTVEGWEWSA; from the coding sequence ATGACGAACGCGCACGACCGGCAGACCGCCGGGTTCAAAGAGCGCACGCGGGTCGCCGAGGCGCGCGAGACGCTCCTGTCGGCGGCGACGCCGCACGGACGGACCGAGCGGCTTCCCCTCGGGCGGGCCGACGGGCGGCCCATCGCGGAGACGGTGACCGCGCCGAACCCCGTCCCGAACTACGACCGCGCGGCGATGGACGGGTGGGCCGTCCGCGCCGAGGACACGTTCGGGGCGTCCGGCCGGTCGCCCGCGGTGCTCCGCCTCGTCGCCGACGAGGCCCAATCGACGCCCGACGCCGCTGTCGACTCCGGGGCGGCCGTCCGCGTCCACACGGGCAGCGAACTCCCGGCGGGCGCGGACGCGGTGGTGATGGTCGAACGCGCCGACGCTATCGGCTCCGAGTTGGAGGTGTTCGACGCCGTCACCGCCGGCGAGAACGTCGGCGAGACGGGCGAGGACGTGGCGGACGGCCAGCGACTGTTCGACCCGGGTCACCAACTCCGGCCCTCCGACCTGGGCCTCCTGAAGTCCGTCGGCGTCGGCGAAGTGTCGGCGTACGACTACCCGACGGTCGGCGTGATTCCGACGGGCGAGGAACTCGTCCAGTCGGACCCCGACCCCGGCGAGATAATCGAAACGAACGGACTCACCGTCTCGCGCCTGGTCGAACGCTGGGGGGGCGTGGCGACGTACCGCGACGTGGTGACCGACGACCCGAACGCCCTCCGCGCGGCCGTTCAACGCGACCTGACGAAGGACGTCGTCGTGACGACCGGCGGGTCCTCCGTGGGCGAACGCGACCTCATCCCCGAGGTGGTCTCCGAACTCGGCGAGGTGCTCGTCCACGGCGTCGCCCTCAAACCGGGCCACCCCGTCGCGCTCGGTATCGTCGAGGAGACGCCCGTCGTGATGCTTCCGGGCTACCCCGTCGCCTGCATCGTCAACGCCGTCCAGTTCCTCCGACCCCTCCTCAAGCGCGTGGGGCACCTCCCCGAGCGTCCGTTCCCGACGGTCGAAGCCCGCTTGCGGCGGAAGATTCCGAGCGAACCCGGGATTCGAACGTTCGCGCGCGTGCGACTCGACGACGCCGAGGACGCCGCCGACGGCGAGGGCGTCGAACGAACCGCCGAACCGACCCGCGCCGACGGGTCGGGCGTGCTCTCCTCGGTCGCCCTCGCGGACGGGTGGGTCGCCGTCCCGGAGGGGAGAGAGGGGTACGCCGAGGGCGAGACGGTGACCGTCGAGGGCTGGGAGTGGTCGGCGTGA
- a CDS encoding molybdopterin biosynthesis protein yields the protein MVRVSRKEFRDLADPVEAHDAIASLDLAPEAETVPLRESRGRVLAERIDAEMDVPGFDRASMDGYAVRAEDTFGAGEGSPLELELIGEVHAGVEPDVTVGDGEAAEISTGAVMPDGADAVVIVERTEEREGNVVVRDAVAPGDSVMLAGADVAAGARALGPGTLLTPREIGLLSALGVDEVPVRGKPTVGIVSTGDELVRPGEPLNSDAGQIYDVNSYTVATGVEEAGGEVRTYPHAGDDYEEMERLLVEASEECDLVLSSGSTSASAVDVIYRVIEERGELLLHGVSVKPGKPMLVGTLGEGESPSAYVGLPGYPVSALTIFRTFVAPAIRRAAGLPEPRTATVSGSMAVRERYGEGRMRLMPVGLVEDEGGETLVYPVDKGSGATTSLVEADGVVEIHPDTEYLAEGESVEVRLFSPDVRAPTLLAVGEDDPALSRLLDRLDAPRFLPVGTREGLRRLRGGVPDVAVAAGPLDRDIDGVELGRWTREWGLVVPAENPQEVTGLADLVERDLRFVNRGTDSGLRSSLEAALAGLAEERGAERRDLADAISGYELTTKATESPARAVLRGKADAGLGLRVTAERLGMAFVPVDREPVRVLANPERTGKSSVEAFASVLESADDLFGQLDGYEIN from the coding sequence GTGGTTCGCGTGAGCCGAAAGGAGTTCCGCGACCTGGCGGACCCGGTGGAAGCGCACGACGCCATCGCGAGTCTCGATTTGGCGCCCGAAGCGGAGACGGTTCCGCTCCGCGAATCGAGGGGCCGCGTCCTCGCCGAGCGAATCGACGCCGAAATGGACGTACCCGGGTTCGACCGGGCGAGCATGGACGGCTACGCCGTCCGCGCCGAGGACACCTTCGGGGCCGGCGAGGGCTCCCCCCTCGAACTCGAACTCATCGGGGAGGTGCACGCGGGCGTGGAACCCGACGTGACCGTCGGGGACGGCGAGGCGGCGGAGATTTCGACGGGCGCCGTGATGCCCGACGGCGCCGACGCCGTCGTCATCGTGGAGCGAACGGAGGAACGGGAGGGGAACGTGGTCGTCCGCGACGCCGTCGCGCCCGGCGACAGCGTGATGCTCGCGGGCGCGGACGTGGCCGCCGGCGCGCGCGCCCTCGGTCCGGGAACGCTCCTCACGCCGCGCGAAATCGGACTTCTCTCGGCGCTCGGCGTCGACGAGGTGCCCGTCCGGGGGAAACCCACCGTCGGCATCGTCTCCACCGGCGACGAACTCGTCCGGCCGGGAGAGCCGCTGAACAGCGACGCCGGGCAGATATACGACGTGAACAGCTACACCGTCGCCACCGGCGTCGAGGAGGCGGGCGGCGAGGTCCGGACGTACCCCCACGCCGGCGACGACTACGAGGAGATGGAGCGTCTGCTGGTGGAGGCGTCCGAGGAGTGCGACCTCGTCCTCTCCTCGGGGTCCACCTCGGCCTCCGCCGTCGACGTCATCTACCGCGTCATCGAGGAACGCGGCGAGTTGCTCCTCCACGGCGTCTCCGTCAAACCGGGCAAACCCATGCTCGTCGGGACGCTCGGCGAGGGCGAGTCGCCCTCGGCGTACGTCGGCCTGCCGGGCTACCCCGTCTCGGCGCTCACCATCTTCCGGACGTTCGTCGCCCCCGCGATTCGCCGCGCGGCCGGCCTGCCCGAACCGCGGACGGCGACCGTCTCGGGGTCGATGGCCGTCCGCGAGCGCTACGGCGAGGGCCGGATGCGCCTCATGCCAGTCGGCCTCGTCGAGGACGAGGGCGGCGAGACGCTGGTCTACCCCGTCGACAAGGGGAGCGGCGCGACCACCTCCCTGGTCGAGGCCGACGGCGTGGTCGAGATTCACCCCGACACCGAGTACCTCGCGGAGGGCGAGTCCGTCGAGGTGCGCCTGTTCTCGCCGGACGTGCGCGCCCCGACGCTGCTCGCCGTCGGCGAGGACGACCCGGCGCTCTCGCGCCTCCTCGACCGACTCGACGCGCCGCGCTTCCTCCCGGTCGGCACGCGCGAGGGCCTCCGCCGCCTCCGGGGCGGCGTGCCGGACGTGGCCGTCGCCGCCGGCCCACTCGACCGGGATATCGACGGCGTCGAACTGGGTCGGTGGACCCGCGAGTGGGGCCTCGTCGTCCCCGCCGAGAATCCGCAGGAGGTGACCGGTCTCGCGGACCTCGTCGAACGCGACCTACGCTTCGTCAACCGCGGGACGGACTCCGGCCTCCGCTCCTCGCTCGAAGCGGCGCTCGCGGGCCTCGCCGAGGAACGGGGGGCCGAGCGCCGCGACCTCGCGGACGCGATTTCGGGCTACGAACTGACGACGAAGGCGACGGAGAGTCCCGCGCGGGCCGTCCTGCGCGGGAAGGCGGACGCCGGTCTCGGCCTCCGGGTCACCGCCGAGCGCCTCGGGATGGCGTTCGTCCCCGTCGACCGCGAACCCGTGCGCGTCCTCGCCAACCCCGAGCGAACGGGGAAATCCAGCGTCGAGGCGTTCGCCTCGGTGCTCGAATCGGCCGACGATTTGTTCGGTCAACTCGACGGATACGAAATCAATTGA
- a CDS encoding HalOD1 output domain-containing protein yields MSPARTVLHVDDDPDMLELSALSFRRAHGDEVEILTASDAEEGLTLLDSHAVDCIISDSLCLADDTAFIVAARRRNDHVPIIFYTAKEWDAVALDALEADVSEYVRKADADGIGAVVERARTLAGTESLPAVTEAQLFEGRPCDTVEEAVGTFPAEIEGGPWTIVGVHDWDVDDELGTTIAQVLEAHTGVDALESEPLFSSLDTDALQTMLEPRGDGVPRYDIYVRFPYGRYEVSVSSDGFVAVRKLPETGYE; encoded by the coding sequence ATGTCCCCTGCCCGTACCGTCCTGCACGTCGACGACGACCCGGACATGCTCGAACTCTCGGCGCTCTCCTTTCGCCGCGCGCACGGCGACGAGGTCGAGATTCTGACGGCCTCCGACGCCGAAGAGGGTCTCACGCTGCTCGACTCCCACGCCGTCGACTGCATCATCAGCGACTCGCTGTGCCTCGCGGACGACACCGCCTTCATCGTCGCCGCGCGGCGGCGGAACGACCACGTGCCCATCATCTTCTACACGGCCAAGGAGTGGGACGCCGTCGCCCTCGACGCCCTCGAAGCGGACGTCTCGGAGTACGTCAGGAAGGCGGATGCCGACGGTATCGGGGCCGTCGTCGAACGCGCCCGCACGCTCGCCGGTACGGAGAGTCTGCCGGCCGTGACCGAGGCGCAACTGTTCGAGGGGCGACCGTGCGACACCGTCGAGGAGGCCGTCGGGACGTTCCCCGCCGAAATCGAGGGCGGACCGTGGACCATCGTCGGCGTCCACGACTGGGACGTCGACGACGAACTCGGGACGACCATCGCGCAGGTGCTCGAAGCGCACACCGGCGTCGACGCCCTCGAATCCGAACCGCTGTTCTCGTCGCTGGACACCGACGCGTTGCAGACGATGCTCGAACCGCGGGGCGACGGCGTGCCCCGCTACGACATCTACGTCCGGTTCCCGTACGGACGGTACGAGGTGTCCGTCTCCAGCGACGGCTTCGTCGCCGTCCGTAAACTGCCGGAGACGGGCTACGAGTAG
- a CDS encoding HAD family hydrolase — MVSDAYDFWLFDLDGTLVDADWSYTREVFDRVGDSLGREFTDREAEVIWHGLGGARDPQLRAWDIDPAEFWPAFHAVEDPQARAEATYLHEDAARLLRDVVGNRPVGVVTHCQQFLADPVIDHLDLRDWFDEVVCCTEELGWKPDPAPVRHAMRAMGVDPTEGRGVLAGDGSSDIGAAWNAGLDGLHVERHPPERRGRCVLADVRVDSFDDLRNRRIATDGGFVRE; from the coding sequence ATGGTTTCCGACGCATACGACTTCTGGCTGTTCGACCTCGACGGGACGCTCGTCGACGCCGACTGGTCGTACACCCGCGAGGTGTTCGACCGGGTCGGCGACAGTCTCGGCCGGGAGTTCACCGACCGCGAGGCCGAGGTCATCTGGCACGGCCTCGGCGGCGCCCGCGACCCGCAACTGCGCGCGTGGGACATCGACCCGGCGGAGTTCTGGCCGGCGTTCCACGCCGTCGAGGACCCGCAGGCCCGCGCGGAGGCGACGTACCTCCACGAGGACGCCGCCCGCCTCCTCCGCGACGTCGTCGGGAACCGACCGGTGGGCGTCGTCACGCACTGCCAACAGTTCCTCGCGGACCCCGTCATCGACCACCTCGACCTCCGGGACTGGTTCGACGAGGTAGTCTGCTGCACCGAGGAACTGGGCTGGAAGCCCGACCCCGCGCCGGTCCGCCACGCGATGCGCGCGATGGGCGTCGACCCCACCGAGGGACGGGGAGTCCTCGCCGGCGACGGGTCGAGCGACATCGGCGCCGCGTGGAACGCCGGCCTCGACGGCCTGCACGTCGAGCGTCACCCGCCGGAGCGCCGCGGTCGCTGCGTCCTCGCGGACGTCAGAGTCGACTCGTTCGACGACCTGCGGAACCGTCGCATCGCCACGGACGGCGGGTTCGTCCGCGAGTAA
- the lwrS gene encoding LWR-salt protein, translated as MDAAYVFRVRFRLDAESGVRTDPRTFETVVEVAADEPGEGEWRFFRDALWRGEVNDERHARELAEGWLSVPVESVSFRELRADEAYVDALRAEIEADPTPFNADSARETLHKYLGSSIRVTDD; from the coding sequence GTGGACGCCGCGTACGTCTTCCGGGTGCGGTTCCGCCTCGACGCCGAGTCGGGCGTCCGTACCGACCCGCGGACGTTCGAGACGGTGGTCGAGGTGGCGGCCGACGAACCGGGCGAGGGGGAGTGGCGGTTCTTCCGCGACGCCCTCTGGCGCGGCGAGGTGAACGACGAACGCCACGCCCGCGAACTCGCGGAGGGGTGGCTGTCGGTCCCCGTCGAGTCGGTGTCGTTCCGGGAGTTGCGCGCCGACGAGGCGTACGTGGATGCGCTGCGGGCCGAAATCGAGGCCGACCCGACGCCGTTCAACGCGGATTCGGCGCGCGAGACGCTCCACAAGTACCTCGGGTCGAGCATCCGAGTAACGGACGACTAA
- a CDS encoding 4a-hydroxytetrahydrobiopterin dehydratase: MAELLEDDEIQNRLPDGWERDGDEITKTYEFDDYLKGIEFATQVGEVAEEEVHHPEIIVRYEEVEVRLTSHEEGGITEKDIRLADLFDDER, translated from the coding sequence ATGGCCGAACTACTCGAGGACGACGAGATACAGAACCGCCTACCCGACGGCTGGGAGCGCGACGGCGACGAGATAACGAAGACCTACGAGTTCGACGACTACCTGAAGGGTATCGAGTTCGCCACGCAGGTGGGCGAGGTGGCCGAAGAGGAGGTCCACCACCCCGAGATTATCGTCCGCTACGAGGAGGTCGAAGTCCGCCTCACGAGCCACGAGGAGGGCGGCATCACGGAGAAAGACATCCGGCTCGCGGACCTCTTCGACGACGAGCGATAG